From the genome of Pseudoxanthomonas sp.:
GCGCTTGGGTGATGCCGGTGCTGGCTGCATGGCGGGTGCCATCGCGACCGGGGGCGGCGGTGGCATGGCCGCTGCAGCGTGGTTGGCGTCGGCGCCAACGTTATCGGCGGCGACGGCCTCCGGCGCGGCTGCTTCCGGAGCCTGCGCGGTTTCGTACACAAGCCCTGTCGTGCGCTGTGGACGCAGCTGCCAGCTGATGGTCACGGCCAGCAGCACCGAAGCGGCCACGCCCAGGCCCAGCGTCCAGCGGCGCGTGCGCGGGCGACGGCTCTGCGCGGCGGGCGTGCTCGATGGGGAAGTGGAGGCTGCCGCCATGATCGGTGCAACGGGCTCGATCGGCTTGGCGTCCTGCGCAGGCGCGGTGTCGGCCGCCACGGCTTCGCGCGCCGCACCCAGGATGAGCGCATCCAGCGCCGGGCCTGGCTCACGCGGGCCCGGCGCATGCGCCAGCCGCTGCGCCAGGGCGCGTTCTTCCGGGGTCAGGGGTTCGCGGGGCGTGGTCATTGGCCGATCCCCGCGCGCAGTTTGTCCATGGCATAGCGCAGCCGCGACTTCACCGTTTCCCGGCCGACGCCAGTGATCTGGCCGATCTCCTCCAGGGTCAGTTCCTGTTCCAGCCGCAGCACAAGGACCTCGCGTTGGTCTTCCGGCAGTGCGTCCAGGGCGCGCTGCAGGTCGCGGCGCTGCTCGAACTCGGACAGCTGCCGCTCGGGGGTTTCAGGGTCGGCCATGCGCGCGGTGCGCGCGTCGGCGTCGTCGGGCGCGGCGGGGCGGTGCTTCTGCGCGCGCCAATGGTCGTTCAGCCGGTTGTGTGCGATCCGGAACAGCCAGGTGGAAAACGCCGCATCAGGCTGCCAGCTGGCACGCGCGGCGATCACCCGCTGCCAGACATCCTGGAACAGCTCGTCGGCCAGTGCGGTATTGCGCAGCTGGCGCATCAGGAACCGGTACAACGGCCCGCGGTGACGCCCATAAAGCTGCTCGAACGCGCGCACGTCACCGGCGGCATAGGCCAGCATCAGCAGATCGTCGGTGGGCTCTGCCGCGTCGTTCACGGCCGCAAGCCTACGTTGTGCCGCGTCGGTCTCAAAGCCGTGCGGGCGCGGCTTGCGGGTTGCCGGGATGGATTTTCCGTGATAGCCGGGTGCGTATACTTGCCACGTGGGGAGGGTGCCGTGTGCCATGCATGTGGGAACGTACACCCGCCCATCCCGGGGTCGATATCGCAGCCGGTTCGTTCAGAACCAGCGCGTGCCGGTGTCTGCGACCGCCCCGGGCGTGCCGGTTGAAAGGGGGAAATCGAATGTCAGGCCAGACCGCTCCTGCCAGTGTGCAGACCGGTGTCAACGCCGTGGCGACTGACGCCGTGGCGCAGGTGCTGTGTGGCCTGCTGCCGGAGGGTGGCCATGTGGTGGCGTGCTGGCGCGACTGGGCCATCGGCGCAGGCGGGGCGACCACGCTCGCTGCCCCGGGCGTGCTGCGGCGCCTTGCCGAACAGGCGCTGTGGGACGGCCAGCCGATCACCCCCGACGATCCGTCCATCCTGCTGCTGGCCTGGTCCAACCAGGAAGGCAACGCCCGCATGTCGGTGGCGGCCAGCCTGTCCACGCCGCTGACGCCTGCCCAGGTGCAGGCCTGGCAGGACACGGCGCGGGCCTTGATCGGCGCCACCATGGAAGCCGGGCGTGCCCAGGCCCGGGTGGTGTCGCTGGAAAAGTCCAAGCGCCTCCAGCAGGCCCTGTACGAGATCGCCGACGTCGCCAGCGCCGACCTGGAAATGCGCGAGATGCTGCGCCGAATCCATGCGGTCGTGGGCACGCTGATGTATGCGGAGAACTGCTACATCGTGCTGTACGACGACGTGCGCCGCATGGTCCGGTTCCTGTATTTCGCCGATCTGCTCGATCCGTACGTGGCCGAACCAGACCGCGAGTTCAGCGAGGAGGAAATGCACAACAGCATGACCACCGCGCTGCTCCAGCACGGCCAGCCGCTGCGCGGGCCTTCAGCCATGGTGCGCCAGCGCCTGGGCGTGACCCGCGATGTCAGCCATGGCCCGGACAGCCTGGACTGGCTGGGCGTGCCGATGCGCCGCGACGACCGGGTCTGCGGGGCGATCGTGGTGCAGAGCTACGACACCCAGGCCAGCTATACCGACGAAGACCGCGCGCTGCTGGTCTACGTGGCCCAGCACATCCTGACGGCGATGGACCGCCGGCATGCACACGAGGAACTGGAAAGCCGCATCGCGGAGCGCACCGGCGAACTGCAACTGGCCAACCGCGAGCTGCAGGCCGAAGTCATCGAGCGCAAGCGCGCCGAGAAACTGCAGGGTGCGCTGTTCCGCATCACCGACATGGCCAATACCTCGGCCACGCTGGAACATTTCTACGCCGCCGTGCATGGGGTGGTGGACGAGCTGATCGTCGCGCGCAACTTCTATATCGCGCTGCTGGACGATGACGGCCAGACCCCTGCATTTCCCGTATTCCATCGATGAGCGCGACCCGGTGCGCCAGTCGCGGCGGGCCAGCCATGGCCTGACCGAATACGTGATCGACAGTGGCGCGCCACTGCTGGCCGATCCGGGCGTGATCGCCGCGCTGACGGTGGATGAAAAAGTCATCCAGCACGGCCCACCGGCGTACAGCTGGCTGGGCGTGCCATTGCAGCAGGCCGGCGAGAATCGCGGCTGCGTGGTGGTGCAGAGCTATTCGCCGGAAGTGCGCTACACCGCGCATGACCAGAACCTGCTGTCGTTCGTCGCCCACCACATCGGCAATGGGCTGGCGCGCCAACGCGCCCGCGAATCATTGCGGGCCGCGCACCTGGAGCTTGAACAGCGGGTCGAGGAGCGCACCTTCGAACTGGCCGAGGTCAACGCCAAGCTGATGGCGCAGATGGGCGAGCGCCTGCGCGCAGAGCAGCGCCTGACCTACCAGGCCACGCACGACGCACTGACCGGGTTGCCCAACCGGGCCTTCCTGCTGGCCAACCTGGCCGCGTCGATTACCCGCGCGCAGGGCGAGCAGGACGGCGATTTCGCCGTGTTGTTCATGGACCTGGACCGCTTCAAGCTGGTCAACGATTCCATCGGCCATGCCGCCGGTGACGAGCTGCTGATCGAAGTGGCCCGGCGCATCACCTCGCAGCTGCGCGAGGGCGACCTGGTCGCGCGCCTGGGCGGCGACGAGTTCGCCATGGTCATGCACTATCGCGCCGACATGCAGGAAGTCGTGGACTTCGCCACGCATCTGCTGGAAGCGCTGAACCAGCCGATGTGGGTGGCCGGGCGCGAACTGTTTCCTGCCGCCAGCATCGGGATCGCGGCCTGGCATCCGCGTTACCAGAGCGGCGAAGAACTGCTGCGTGACGCCGATGCGGCGATGTACCGCGCCAAGGCCCAGGGCCGTGACCGCAGCGCGGTGTTCGATGAAGCGATGCGCGAAGCCGCGATGCGCAGCCTGGACCTGGAAGCCGACCTGCGCCGGGCCATCAACGGTCGCGATTTCACTTCGTTCTACCAGCCCATCGTGCGCCTGGAGGATGGCCAGGTCATCGGCCACGAAGCGCTGCTGCGCTGGCATCACGAGCGCCGCGGCCTGCTGCTGCCGGCCGAGTTCATTGCCCTGGGCGAGGACAGCGGCCTGATCGAACAGGTCGACTGGCTGCTCTACGAACAGATCGCCTTGCGCATCGCCAACGGCGTAGAAGGCTACATCTCGGTCAACGTCTCGCCACGGCATTTCCGCTCGCCCGATTTCGCCGAGCGCCTGCTGGCGCTGTTCAACAACGCAGGCGCCAATCCAGCGCAGCTGCGCGTGGAAATTACCGAGATGGCGTTGCTGGACGATGCGCCGCGCACGTTGCGCATGCTGCAGCTGTTGCGCGAGAACGGCGTGCTGGCGCAGCTGGACGATTTCGGGACCGGGTTTTCGGCGCTGTCGTACCTGCACCGCTTCCCGATTTCGGCGCTGAAGATCGACCGCAGTTTCGTGTCCGGCATTTCCAGCGCCGACCGGCCGGAAAGCGTCGGCCTGGTCCGCGCGATCCTGGCGCTGGCCAGCACCCTGGGCATCGAAACCATTGCCGAGGGCGTGGAGACCGAAGCCCAGCTGCAGGCACTGCGGAACCTGGGCTGCAGCTATGCGCAAGGGTATTTGCTGGGGCGCCCGGGACCGGTGCTGGGCGAACGCGTTGCGTAAGCGGCCGACGTACTTGTAGCGCCCGGCCAGTGTGCTTCGACACCAGCATCGCGATCACCTCGCCCGGACAAGGCCACGGGCCGCATCCGGGGATCTTTGCCACGGGCCTCACGGTCCATGGCAAAGATCCGGGCGTCCCGGGTGCGCTTTGCCTGCCCGGGCGACGTTGCTGGACGCCGACGATGTTGCAGTGTCTCGTTCGACGTCGGACTCAATCGATGCGCGGGGCCACGGCTACTTCACCCTGGCCCGGGTCGATCAGGCGGCGCGCCTGCCCGACCAATCCCACGAATTCGGCCCGCAGTCCGTCGCGGTCGCTTCCCCTGGCGCCTTGCGCGGTGACCAGCACCTGGTCCCAGCCCCAGCCGTCGAAGCGACGGCCGCCGCGCAGCAGGTCCGCGTAGCCGGCCACCGCGCTGGCGAAGCGCAGGGTCTGGCTGGGCTGCTGCTGCAGCGACGCGGCCAGGATCGGTGTGTCGATCAGGGTGCTGGTGTCGCTGCCGGGCCGCTTGTAGCGCAGGCGCAGGTCGGCCACTTCGCGCGCATCGCCAGCCGCGATCTGCTTGCCGCCGTAGCGCAGCGGCTGGGTGCGCTGGGCGGTCGAGGCCACCGGGGTCAGTTCGTACAGGGCGGTGACTTCGTGGCCGGCGCCGATGTCGCCGGCATCGACCTTGTCGTTGGCGAAATCCTCGCGACGCAGGGCGCGGTTCTCGTAGCCGATCAAACGGTATTCGGCGACCGCGGTTGGGTTGAATTCCACCTGGATCTTGACGTCGCGGGCGATGGTCAGCAGCGTGCCCTGCATCTGCTGGACCAGCACCTTGCGTGCCTCCTTGTCCGAGTCGATGTAGGCGTGGTTGCCGTCGCCAACGTCGGCCAGGCGTTCGGCCAGCTGGTCGTTGTAATTACCCTGGCCGAAGCCGAGCGTGGTTAGCGCGATGCCAGAGCTGCGGGCATCGCTGACCAGGGTTTCCAGCGCGTCCTGGCTGACCGTACCGACGTTGAAATCGCCATCGGTGGCCAGGATCACGCGGTTGCTGCCGCGCTTGATGAAGGCCTGGCGCGCCATCGCGTAGGCCAGCCGGATGCCGTCACCGCCGTTGGTGCTGCCGCCGGCTTCCAGCTGGTCCAGCGCCGCCAGGATGCGGGCGTGCTGGTTACCCGGCGTCGGCGGCAGGACCAGTCCGGCCGAACCGGCGTAGACCACGATCGACACGCGATCCTGCGCGCGCAGTTGCGGCACCAGCATCGCCAGCGACTGCTTGAGCAACGGCAGCTTGTCAGGCGTGTTCATCGAACCGGAGGTATCCAGCAGGAACACCAGGTTGGAGGGTGGCAGCTCCCGCTTGGGCAGCTCGTAGCCCTTGATGCCGATCATCAGCAGCTGGCGCTGGCTGTTCCAGGGGGCGGGCGCCAGTTCGGTGGTGACCCGGAACGGCGTTGCGCGGGTGTCGGGCGCGGCATGGTGGTAGTCGAAGTAGTTGATGAACTCCTCGGCCCGCACCGCATCGGCGGGTGGACGCTGGCCCTGTTCGACCATGCGCCGCATGTTGCTGTAGCTGCCGGTGTCCACGTCGATGGAGAAGGTGGACACCGGCTGCTCGGCGGTGCGCTGGAGTGGGTTGTCATCCTGGTGGGCATAGCGCTCGGTGTTGGCCGGCAGCGGTGCAGGCATCGGCGCGATGCTGGCTGGCGCTGCGTAGTACGCGCCCATGTCCGGCATCGGGGCCGGCGGCGCAGGTGGCGCCGGCGGGGTGTAGCTCTCCATCCTGCGCTCGGTCTGGGCCAGTGATCGGGCGGCCTGGACCTTGGCCTTGGCGGCCTGCGCATCGGCAGCACCGACCTGCGGTGCCTCGGGTGACGGCGGAGCGACGGCCTGTTGCGGTGGTGCGGACGAACACGCCGCCAGCACGGCGACGGCGAGCAGGGTCAGAGCAGGGCGAGACAGGTGCGACATGGTGGCAACTCCCGTGATGGACGGAGGCTGCAAACGCCTGGGTCAGGGAAACGGGGTTGCCAGCATCCCGGTTGCGTGGGAGCCGCGCGTTCCCTGTAGAGCCGAGCTTGCTCGGCTGTTCCTCGGTCAGAGCGCGGGAAAGCTGCAGCGGAGTCCCCAAGATGGGATTGCCACAAGCCCTGCTCTACACGGTGTCTCCGCGTGACCGCGGTTTGTGGATCGCGCTATTCGACCCGCAGCTTCAGCGTGCCATCGGCCAGGCGTGCCTGGACCGCGTCGCCGGTCGCGACCTGGCTGGTCGAACGCACCAGCGATCCATCGTCCTCGCGGGTGACCAGGGCGTAGCCTCGGGCGACCGTGGCCAGTGGGCTGACCGCTTCCAGCGAGCGCACCAGGCCGCGCAGGCGCAGCGTTTCGCGCTGCAGCTGGCGGGCGATGGCCGCCTGCGGGCGCGGTTGAAGCGCGGCCAGGCGTTCGGCCAGTACCGCAAGCCGACGTTGCGGCGAATGCGCGCGCAGCACGCTTGTCGCATGGCGCAGGCGCGCGCGGCGGCTGTCCAGCTGCACCTGCCATTGCGCCTGCAGGCGGCGCAGGGCTTCGGTGTGGCGGCGGCGCATCAGTTCGACGCGCGCCTGCGGCCCCTGTGCCTGCAGGCGCAGCCAGGCGCGGTCGAGGCGCTGCATGGTGCGGTCCATGCGATGGGTCTGCAGCGTGTGCAGGCGCCGGCCCAGGCCGCGCAGGCGCGTGGCCAGGTCGGTGAGCGAAGGCACCAGCAGTTCGGCGGCGGCCGAGGGCGTGGGTGCGCGCAGGTCGGCGGCAAAGTCGCACAGGGTGAAGTCGGTTTCGTGGCCCACGGCCGAGACCACCGGCACCGCGCAATCGGCGACCGCGCGCACCAGGATTTCCTCGTTGAAGGCCCACAGGTCTTCGATCGAA
Proteins encoded in this window:
- a CDS encoding RNA polymerase sigma factor, with amino-acid sequence MNDAAEPTDDLLMLAYAAGDVRAFEQLYGRHRGPLYRFLMRQLRNTALADELFQDVWQRVIAARASWQPDAAFSTWLFRIAHNRLNDHWRAQKHRPAAPDDADARTARMADPETPERQLSEFEQRRDLQRALDALPEDQREVLVLRLEQELTLEEIGQITGVGRETVKSRLRYAMDKLRAGIGQ
- a CDS encoding VWA domain-containing protein produces the protein MSHLSRPALTLLAVAVLAACSSAPPQQAVAPPSPEAPQVGAADAQAAKAKVQAARSLAQTERRMESYTPPAPPAPPAPMPDMGAYYAAPASIAPMPAPLPANTERYAHQDDNPLQRTAEQPVSTFSIDVDTGSYSNMRRMVEQGQRPPADAVRAEEFINYFDYHHAAPDTRATPFRVTTELAPAPWNSQRQLLMIGIKGYELPKRELPPSNLVFLLDTSGSMNTPDKLPLLKQSLAMLVPQLRAQDRVSIVVYAGSAGLVLPPTPGNQHARILAALDQLEAGGSTNGGDGIRLAYAMARQAFIKRGSNRVILATDGDFNVGTVSQDALETLVSDARSSGIALTTLGFGQGNYNDQLAERLADVGDGNHAYIDSDKEARKVLVQQMQGTLLTIARDVKIQVEFNPTAVAEYRLIGYENRALRREDFANDKVDAGDIGAGHEVTALYELTPVASTAQRTQPLRYGGKQIAAGDAREVADLRLRYKRPGSDTSTLIDTPILAASLQQQPSQTLRFASAVAGYADLLRGGRRFDGWGWDQVLVTAQGARGSDRDGLRAEFVGLVGQARRLIDPGQGEVAVAPRID
- the xseA gene encoding exodeoxyribonuclease VII large subunit, translated to MNDLPARDILTPTQLNTLARDLLEGSFPAVWVEAELGNVTRPASGHLYFTLKDARAQIRCAMFKPKSSWLKFAPREGLRVLARGRLTLYEARGDYQLVLDHMEEAGEGALRRAFDQLKARLAAEGLFDPERKRPLPEFPQRLAVITSPSGAAVRDVISVLGRRFPLLQVDVLPTQVQGATAAAQIAALVRKAGDSDRYDAVLVTRGGGSIEDLWAFNEEILVRAVADCAVPVVSAVGHETDFTLCDFAADLRAPTPSAAAELLVPSLTDLATRLRGLGRRLHTLQTHRMDRTMQRLDRAWLRLQAQGPQARVELMRRRHTEALRRLQAQWQVQLDSRRARLRHATSVLRAHSPQRRLAVLAERLAALQPRPQAAIARQLQRETLRLRGLVRSLEAVSPLATVARGYALVTREDDGSLVRSTSQVATGDAVQARLADGTLKLRVE